From one Streptomyces chromofuscus genomic stretch:
- a CDS encoding ABC transporter ATP-binding protein, producing MIRIDSVTKRYPDGTVAVDRLSLEIPDRSITVLVGPSGCGKTTTLRMINRMVEPSEGSILLDGVDIMQQPVNTLRRSMGYVIQNAGLFQHRTIVDNIATVPRMLGWGKDKARSRARELMERVGLDASLAKRYPYQLSGGQQQRVGVARALAADPPVLLMDEPFSAVDPVVRKGLQDELLRIQDELGKTIVFVTHDIDEAVKLGTMVAVMRTGGRLAQFAPPAELLSSPADEFVEDFLGADRGIRRLSFFPSAGLTLLTAPIVAVDASAEQIATRGADVPYLLVTDLDGRPLGWSPPGDLTAGRIERERLLPYGRPFVAERDSLRAALDGAVLSPTGWAVAVDGEGRAAGVVSQQTIGEAIRGAHAAAPAAQSEDTPAKAVR from the coding sequence TTGATACGGATAGATTCAGTCACCAAGCGGTATCCCGACGGCACGGTGGCGGTCGACCGGCTGTCACTGGAGATACCCGACCGCTCGATCACCGTCCTCGTCGGACCCTCGGGGTGCGGCAAGACCACCACCCTGCGGATGATCAACCGGATGGTCGAGCCCAGCGAGGGCAGCATCCTGCTCGACGGCGTGGACATCATGCAGCAGCCGGTGAACACACTGCGCCGGTCCATGGGTTACGTCATCCAGAACGCCGGCCTGTTCCAGCACCGCACGATTGTCGACAACATCGCCACCGTGCCCCGCATGCTCGGCTGGGGCAAGGACAAGGCACGCTCTCGCGCCCGGGAACTGATGGAGCGCGTCGGCCTCGACGCCTCCCTCGCCAAGCGCTACCCCTACCAGCTCTCCGGCGGACAGCAGCAACGCGTCGGCGTGGCCCGGGCGCTCGCCGCCGACCCGCCGGTGCTGCTGATGGACGAGCCGTTCTCCGCCGTCGACCCCGTCGTCCGCAAGGGCCTTCAGGACGAACTGCTACGCATCCAGGACGAGTTGGGCAAGACCATCGTCTTCGTCACGCACGACATCGACGAGGCCGTCAAGCTCGGCACCATGGTCGCCGTGATGCGCACGGGCGGCCGGCTCGCCCAGTTCGCCCCGCCCGCCGAGCTGCTCTCCAGCCCCGCGGACGAGTTCGTCGAGGACTTCCTCGGCGCCGACCGGGGCATCCGCCGGCTGTCCTTCTTCCCGTCCGCCGGGCTGACGCTGCTCACCGCGCCGATCGTCGCCGTCGACGCCTCCGCCGAACAGATCGCCACCCGCGGCGCGGACGTCCCCTATCTCCTCGTGACGGACCTGGACGGCAGGCCGCTCGGCTGGAGCCCGCCCGGCGACCTCACCGCCGGCCGGATCGAGCGGGAGCGACTGCTGCCGTACGGCCGCCCGTTCGTCGCCGAGCGCGACTCGCTGCGGGCCGCGCTCGACGGTGCCGTGCTGTCGCCCACCGGCTGGGCCGTCGCCGTGGACGGCGAGGGCCGGGCGGCCGGGGTCGTCTCGCAGCAGACCATCGGCGAGGCGATCCGCGGCGCGCACGCCGCGGCACCCGCCGCGCAGTCCGAGGACACCCCCGCGAAGGCCGTCCGGTGA
- a CDS encoding ABC transporter permease, with protein MNGLFDLPSDLQNTYWGLVGLHLREALLPVLAGLLLSLPLAQLCVRLRWLYPPVLWVTTVLYAVPSLAFFVVLIDYTGLSELTVMIPLAVYSLVVLIPAIVDGVRSVPQETLAAATAMGFGPVRRYLQVQLPIAAPAIIAGLRVACASSISLVSVGMLIGNAGALGNMLNSGLIYNQPRLIWLSVLGTAVLALLVDAVLIGLRIWVTPWMPRGSRATSLAVKAGAR; from the coding sequence GTGAACGGCCTCTTCGACCTGCCCAGCGACCTGCAGAACACCTACTGGGGCCTGGTCGGGCTGCATCTGCGGGAGGCCCTGCTGCCCGTGCTCGCCGGGCTGCTGCTGTCCCTGCCGCTCGCCCAGTTGTGCGTCCGGCTGCGCTGGCTCTACCCGCCCGTGCTGTGGGTGACGACCGTGCTCTACGCCGTCCCCTCGCTCGCCTTCTTCGTCGTCCTCATCGACTACACCGGCCTGAGCGAACTGACCGTCATGATCCCGCTCGCCGTCTACAGCCTGGTGGTGCTGATCCCGGCGATCGTCGACGGCGTGCGCTCGGTCCCGCAGGAGACCCTGGCCGCCGCCACCGCCATGGGCTTCGGCCCCGTACGGCGCTACCTCCAGGTGCAGTTGCCGATCGCGGCGCCCGCCATCATCGCCGGGCTGCGGGTGGCGTGCGCGTCCAGCATCTCACTGGTCAGCGTCGGCATGCTGATCGGCAACGCGGGCGCCCTCGGCAACATGCTCAACAGCGGCCTGATCTACAACCAGCCCCGGCTGATCTGGCTCTCCGTGCTCGGTACGGCCGTCCTCGCGCTGCTCGTGGACGCCGTACTGATCGGCCTGCGGATCTGGGTCACCCCGTGGATGCCGCGCGGTTCCCGGGCGACCTCGCTCGCGGTGAAGGCGGGTGCCCGGTGA
- a CDS encoding ABC transporter permease — MNILNHIDAFFGDSAHWQGYDGIPTRLLEHLQYTLMALAMAAAVGLPVGLITGHTGRGGNALALVATAARALPSFGLMVLMFILIGLGMAPVMIPLVVLAVPPILVTTYEAMRSVDPAPVDAARGMGMAEAEVLLRVEVPMALPLILSGLRTAAIQIVSTATIAAYVSFGGLGRYIIDGLYQKDYEKTVGGAALVAVLALATLGLFWALGRLTVSPGVRRRG, encoded by the coding sequence GTGAACATCCTCAACCACATCGACGCCTTCTTCGGCGACAGCGCCCACTGGCAGGGCTACGACGGCATCCCCACCCGCCTCCTGGAACACCTCCAGTACACGCTGATGGCGCTCGCCATGGCCGCCGCCGTGGGACTGCCCGTCGGCCTGATCACCGGCCACACCGGACGCGGCGGCAACGCCCTCGCCCTGGTCGCCACCGCCGCCCGCGCCCTGCCCAGCTTCGGGCTGATGGTGCTGATGTTCATCCTGATCGGCCTCGGCATGGCACCGGTGATGATCCCCCTGGTGGTGCTCGCCGTGCCGCCCATCCTGGTCACCACCTACGAGGCGATGCGGTCGGTGGACCCGGCGCCGGTGGACGCCGCGCGCGGCATGGGCATGGCCGAGGCGGAGGTGCTGCTGCGGGTGGAGGTGCCGATGGCGCTGCCGCTGATCCTGAGCGGACTGCGCACGGCGGCCATCCAGATCGTCTCCACCGCCACCATCGCCGCCTACGTCAGCTTCGGCGGCCTCGGCCGGTACATCATCGACGGTCTCTACCAGAAGGACTACGAGAAGACGGTCGGCGGCGCCGCTCTGGTCGCCGTGCTGGCGCTGGCCACCCTCGGGCTCTTCTGGGCGCTCGGCAGGCTCACGGTGTCACCCGGGGTGCGCCGCCGCGGCTGA
- a CDS encoding GTP-binding protein: protein MTPTEPLAVGVAAQSAVRPPLPVKLVIAGGFGVGKTTTVGSISEIEPLTTEAAITEVAAGVDDLSHTPRKTTTTVAMDFGCITIDPTLKLYLFGTPGQDRFGFMWDDIVEGAVGALVIVDTRRLDDCYAAVDYFEHRQIPFAVAVNAFDGKVEHALEEVRWALDVAEHVPVVVFDARERGSVRDALLVVLELALARTEG from the coding sequence GTGACACCGACTGAACCGCTCGCCGTCGGCGTGGCCGCGCAGAGTGCCGTACGGCCGCCGCTGCCGGTGAAGCTGGTGATCGCGGGCGGCTTCGGCGTGGGCAAGACCACCACCGTCGGCTCCATCTCCGAGATCGAGCCGCTGACCACCGAGGCCGCCATCACCGAGGTCGCGGCCGGGGTGGACGACCTGTCGCACACCCCGCGCAAGACGACGACCACCGTCGCGATGGACTTCGGCTGCATCACCATCGACCCGACGCTGAAGCTGTACCTGTTCGGTACGCCGGGGCAGGACCGGTTCGGCTTCATGTGGGACGACATCGTCGAGGGCGCGGTCGGGGCGCTGGTCATCGTCGACACCCGGCGGCTGGACGACTGCTATGCGGCCGTGGACTACTTCGAGCACCGGCAGATCCCGTTCGCGGTGGCGGTCAACGCCTTCGACGGGAAGGTCGAGCACGCGCTGGAGGAGGTCCGCTGGGCGCTCGACGTCGCCGAGCACGTCCCCGTGGTCGTGTTCGACGCCCGGGAGCGCGGCTCGGTGCGGGACGCGCTGCTCGTGGTGCTGGAGCTGGCGCTGGCCCGCACCGAGGGCTGA
- a CDS encoding DUF742 domain-containing protein: protein MADDPTPPGPDPAGPVPAVRPFLVTAGRVAGAGEAASARAMPVETQVVATAEGLDALDRLSFERHDIVAACKQPQSIAEIAALLRLHLNVVRVLAEDLRTAGHLAVYVPNAAVTHDASVLRRVIDGLRAIPDSRGVLRDTD from the coding sequence ATGGCGGACGACCCGACGCCTCCGGGCCCGGACCCGGCCGGCCCCGTCCCCGCCGTACGGCCGTTCCTCGTCACCGCGGGCCGGGTGGCGGGCGCGGGCGAAGCCGCGTCCGCCCGGGCGATGCCCGTCGAGACCCAGGTGGTGGCTACCGCCGAAGGCCTCGACGCGCTCGACCGGCTCTCCTTCGAGCGGCACGACATCGTCGCCGCCTGCAAGCAGCCCCAGTCCATCGCGGAGATCGCCGCGTTGCTGCGGCTGCACCTCAACGTCGTCCGGGTCCTCGCCGAGGACCTGCGCACCGCCGGGCACCTGGCGGTGTACGTGCCGAACGCCGCCGTCACCCATGACGCGTCCGTCCTGCGAAGGGTTATCGATGGCCTGCGCGCCATCCCCGACTCCCGGGGGGTACTCCGTGACACCGACTGA
- a CDS encoding roadblock/LC7 domain-containing protein, with product MSTSTGGTPTGGTTPDELRAAAADFTWLLDRFATETAGVVDAIAVSSDGLLIAVAQLRERAHSERLAAIVSGLTSLAAGASGNYGLGALNKVIIDLEGGHVLVSAIGSGAVLGVVADKEAKLGNIAYEMTLFANRAGTALSPQLVLELKNSVGAASTG from the coding sequence GTGAGCACGTCGACAGGTGGTACTCCCACGGGAGGCACCACGCCGGACGAACTGCGGGCCGCCGCAGCCGACTTCACCTGGCTGCTCGACCGTTTCGCGACCGAGACCGCGGGGGTCGTGGACGCCATAGCGGTGTCCTCCGACGGACTGCTGATCGCCGTCGCGCAGCTGCGTGAGCGCGCGCACTCGGAGCGTCTCGCCGCGATCGTCTCCGGCCTCACCAGCCTGGCCGCCGGCGCCTCCGGCAACTACGGCCTCGGCGCCCTGAACAAGGTCATCATCGATCTGGAAGGCGGGCACGTCCTGGTCTCCGCGATCGGCAGCGGCGCCGTGCTCGGCGTGGTCGCCGACAAGGAGGCCAAGCTGGGCAACATCGCCTACGAGATGACGCTGTTCGCCAACCGCGCGGGGACCGCGCTCAGCCCGCAGCTCGTGCTCGAACTGAAGAACAGCGTCGGCGCCGCGTCGACGGGCTGA
- a CDS encoding ABC transporter substrate-binding protein translates to MTSTVKSTWSSTRHRGAAAAALALAAALVAGCGSSSDDTADNPLSEGTSDGKTVVVGSNNFAESILLADIYGEALKAKGIKVEYKPNIGSRETTYGLLKNGSITVLPEYNGSLLAYLDPDAEQESMEAVNAAVKTKLDAKLTLLESAPAEDKDSVSINAETAAKYDLGAQSTLADLKEIAPELVIGGSPEFQTRHQGLVGLQKEYGLQFKSFKALDAGGPLTQAALTKNTVQAADIFTTDPTITKEKFVVLQDPKNLFGFANVTPLVYKSGLPQEGVDALNAVSAKLDTKTLLDLDSQVQLENKDPLDVAKEWLKSVGLG, encoded by the coding sequence GTGACTTCAACCGTGAAGAGCACCTGGTCCAGTACGAGACACCGCGGCGCGGCCGCCGCAGCCCTCGCCCTCGCGGCGGCGCTGGTCGCCGGTTGCGGCTCGTCCTCCGACGACACGGCAGACAACCCGCTCTCCGAGGGCACGTCGGACGGCAAGACCGTCGTCGTCGGCTCCAACAACTTCGCCGAGAGCATCCTCCTCGCCGACATCTACGGCGAGGCCCTGAAGGCCAAGGGCATCAAGGTCGAGTACAAGCCCAACATCGGCAGCCGCGAGACCACCTACGGCCTGCTGAAGAACGGCTCGATCACCGTCCTGCCCGAGTACAACGGCTCGCTGCTGGCCTACCTCGACCCCGACGCCGAGCAGGAGTCGATGGAGGCGGTGAACGCGGCCGTCAAGACCAAGCTCGACGCCAAGCTGACGCTGCTGGAGTCGGCGCCGGCCGAGGACAAGGACTCGGTGTCCATCAACGCCGAGACGGCCGCGAAGTACGACCTCGGCGCCCAGTCCACCCTCGCCGACCTCAAGGAGATCGCGCCCGAGCTGGTCATCGGCGGCTCGCCGGAGTTCCAGACGCGGCACCAGGGGCTGGTCGGGCTCCAGAAGGAGTACGGCCTGCAGTTCAAGTCCTTCAAGGCCCTCGACGCCGGTGGACCGCTGACCCAGGCGGCGCTGACGAAGAACACCGTGCAGGCCGCGGACATCTTCACCACCGACCCGACCATCACCAAGGAGAAGTTCGTCGTCCTGCAGGACCCGAAGAACCTCTTCGGCTTCGCGAACGTGACCCCGCTGGTGTACAAGAGCGGCCTTCCCCAGGAGGGCGTCGACGCGCTCAACGCGGTCTCCGCCAAGCTCGACACCAAGACGCTGCTCGACCTCGACTCCCAGGTCCAGCTGGAGAACAAGGACCCGCTGGACGTGGCCAAGGAGTGGCTGAAGTCGGTCGGCCTGGGCTGA
- a CDS encoding ScbR family autoregulator-binding transcription factor: MAKQERAIRTRRAILEAAGAVFDEHGYTSTTIAMVLERAEVTKGALYFHFPSKESLAQAVLDEQVPFGAIPSQPCKVQEVIDITFVVGQRLLGNALLRGSVRLAVDQCAPPGVDHTGPFRQWTDHLTPLLEKARAQGELLPTVDPRETVELLVGSFTGIQLMSRALTGREDLGRRLSVLWSHMLPSIAVPGLLLGLDSRADRGARVLASLESRVAS, encoded by the coding sequence ATGGCGAAACAGGAGCGCGCCATCAGGACACGCAGGGCGATCCTGGAAGCCGCCGGTGCGGTCTTCGACGAACATGGTTACACGTCCACCACCATCGCCATGGTGCTGGAACGCGCCGAAGTCACCAAAGGCGCGCTGTACTTCCACTTCCCGTCCAAGGAGTCCCTCGCTCAGGCGGTCCTCGACGAGCAGGTGCCCTTCGGCGCCATCCCTTCCCAGCCGTGCAAGGTCCAGGAGGTCATCGACATCACCTTCGTCGTCGGCCAGCGGCTGCTCGGCAACGCCCTGCTCCGGGGCAGCGTGCGGCTGGCGGTGGACCAGTGCGCACCGCCGGGGGTGGATCACACCGGGCCGTTCCGGCAGTGGACCGACCACCTCACGCCGCTGCTGGAGAAGGCCCGTGCGCAGGGGGAGTTGCTGCCGACGGTGGATCCCCGGGAGACGGTGGAGCTGCTGGTGGGCTCGTTCACCGGCATACAGCTGATGTCGCGGGCGCTGACCGGGCGGGAGGATCTCGGGCGCCGGCTGTCGGTGCTGTGGTCCCACATGCTGCCGAGCATCGCGGTGCCCGGGTTGCTGCTCGGCCTGGACAGCCGGGCCGACCGCGGGGCGCGGGTGCTGGCCTCACTGGAGAGCCGCGTGGCCTCGTGA
- a CDS encoding ScbA/BarX family gamma-butyrolactone biosynthesis protein translates to MRQVAETPTLTATVPRQFVHRAAVAETFLTGWRTTGADRFAVSAQWPRAHGLHVSSDRSAYEPLLVVETVRQSGTLIAHTEYGVPLGHHFVLQEFDVDTSPEHLAVGPVPAEPVVDVRFVEVRHRAGRPAGARYTADVLLDGVRVATAGVAFSCVAESVYRRLRGGRTPATVSAPPLPPGLPPQTVGRALPADVVLAPADRRDRWWLRIDTAHPVFFDHPLDHAPGMLLLEAARQAARVRAPEPVRPASFRSVFHRYAELDEPVRIEASGEGAADLRIVATQGELTVFECLVGMAGE, encoded by the coding sequence ATGCGGCAAGTTGCCGAAACGCCGACCCTGACGGCGACTGTTCCACGCCAGTTCGTGCATCGCGCGGCCGTCGCCGAGACCTTCCTCACCGGCTGGAGGACGACGGGCGCAGACCGCTTCGCCGTCTCCGCCCAGTGGCCGCGGGCCCACGGGTTGCACGTGTCGTCCGACCGGTCGGCGTACGAGCCGCTTCTCGTGGTGGAGACCGTGCGGCAGAGCGGGACCCTGATAGCGCACACGGAGTACGGCGTGCCCCTGGGCCACCACTTCGTGCTCCAGGAGTTCGACGTCGACACGTCCCCCGAGCACCTGGCGGTCGGCCCGGTACCGGCCGAGCCGGTCGTCGACGTCCGCTTCGTGGAGGTGCGCCACCGGGCGGGCCGTCCGGCCGGTGCCCGCTACACCGCCGACGTCCTGCTCGACGGCGTCCGTGTCGCGACCGCCGGGGTCGCCTTCAGCTGCGTCGCCGAGTCCGTCTACCGCAGGCTGCGCGGTGGCCGCACCCCGGCCACCGTGTCCGCGCCGCCCCTGCCCCCCGGCCTGCCGCCGCAGACCGTGGGCCGCGCGCTGCCGGCGGACGTCGTCCTGGCGCCGGCCGACCGGAGGGACCGCTGGTGGTTGAGAATTGATACCGCACATCCCGTTTTCTTCGACCATCCGCTCGACCACGCACCCGGCATGCTCCTGCTGGAGGCCGCCCGCCAGGCGGCCCGGGTCCGGGCACCCGAGCCGGTGAGGCCCGCGTCCTTCCGCTCCGTCTTCCACCGCTACGCCGAACTGGACGAACCCGTGCGCATCGAAGCTTCCGGCGAAGGCGCCGCGGACCTGCGAATCGTCGCGACACAAGGGGAGTTGACGGTCTTCGAGTGCCTTGTCGGCATGGCCGGGGAGTGA
- a CDS encoding ScbR family autoregulator-binding transcription factor codes for MARQLRAEQTRATIITAAADLFDRHGYESTSLSDIVEHAQVTKGALYFHFAAKEDLAHAIMEIQSHAARRLAREVDDRDCSALEGLMRITFGLVRLTVEGPVARAGLRLATGGVGVRPPLPHPFVEWLDIASRKLLGAVKESDIHPDVDVDAIAHSLVSFFVGIRVTGRSLEPVLRLPRRLAEMWYVLIRGLVPVTRRPRYLGLATQLEREIRVA; via the coding sequence ATGGCGAGGCAGTTACGAGCCGAGCAGACCCGCGCCACGATCATCACGGCCGCCGCCGACCTGTTCGACCGTCACGGCTACGAGTCGACCAGCCTGAGCGACATCGTCGAGCACGCCCAAGTCACCAAGGGCGCGCTGTACTTCCACTTCGCCGCGAAGGAGGACCTGGCGCACGCCATCATGGAGATCCAGTCGCACGCCGCGCGGCGGCTGGCCCGCGAGGTGGACGACCGGGACTGCTCCGCGCTCGAAGGCCTGATGCGCATCACGTTCGGTCTCGTGCGGCTCACCGTGGAAGGGCCGGTCGCCCGCGCCGGACTGCGGCTCGCCACCGGCGGGGTCGGGGTGCGACCGCCCCTTCCGCACCCCTTCGTGGAGTGGCTCGACATCGCGTCCCGGAAGCTGCTCGGCGCCGTCAAGGAGTCCGACATCCACCCGGACGTCGACGTCGACGCCATCGCCCACTCCCTGGTCAGCTTCTTCGTCGGGATACGCGTGACGGGGCGCAGCCTGGAACCCGTCCTGCGCCTGCCCCGCCGGCTCGCCGAGATGTGGTACGTCCTCATCCGCGGCCTGGTCCCGGTGACCAGGCGCCCCCGCTACCTCGGCCTCGCCACGCAGCTGGAACGGGAGATCAGGGTCGCCTGA
- a CDS encoding damage-control phosphatase ARMT1 family protein, whose amino-acid sequence MPDPAPAPVILGNETGSFPHSVLAERHPAIIRQVRASLPYGPERQRALDALLADCTEGVIEPLPPDAHDGDRWAAWGLDTYAGQSWFDVPWLWSESYFYRRLLDAVGYFGPGPEQAIDPFRPVKLTELDAPATDEELAALDGLETRPPDERAQALLHGSLWGNRADLGFRLSAGGDTPAAAPGLVADDSRTLWSLLPPSGTGTLCLVADNAGRELVPDLLLMAHLLAEGRVERAVLHVKPHPYYVSDATPADVLDALRRLTAAPGAAGAYGRRLWAATTDGRLTVRAHPFSCAPLPYAEMPDDLRAEFAEAALTVVKGDLNYRRLVGDRRWPPTTPFADVTGYFPGPVAALRTLKSDVICGLDAGTEAALVAAEGQRWRTAGTHALIQVNAGTDGGRGTGAGA is encoded by the coding sequence ATGCCCGACCCCGCGCCCGCGCCCGTGATCCTCGGCAACGAAACCGGCTCCTTCCCGCACAGCGTCCTCGCCGAACGCCACCCCGCGATCATCCGGCAGGTGCGCGCGTCCCTGCCGTACGGCCCGGAGCGGCAGCGGGCCCTCGACGCACTGCTCGCCGACTGCACCGAAGGCGTCATCGAGCCGCTCCCGCCGGACGCGCACGACGGGGACCGGTGGGCCGCCTGGGGACTCGACACCTACGCCGGGCAGTCCTGGTTCGACGTGCCCTGGCTCTGGTCGGAAAGCTACTTCTACCGCCGACTCCTCGACGCGGTCGGCTACTTCGGCCCCGGCCCGGAGCAGGCCATCGACCCGTTCCGCCCGGTCAAGCTCACCGAACTCGACGCACCCGCCACCGACGAGGAACTGGCCGCCCTCGACGGTCTGGAAACCCGGCCGCCCGACGAGCGCGCCCAGGCCCTGCTGCACGGCTCGCTCTGGGGCAACCGCGCCGACCTCGGCTTCCGGCTGTCCGCCGGCGGCGACACCCCGGCAGCCGCCCCCGGCCTGGTCGCCGACGACAGCCGGACCCTGTGGTCGCTCCTGCCGCCCTCGGGCACCGGCACCCTCTGCCTGGTCGCCGACAACGCCGGCCGCGAGCTCGTCCCCGACCTGCTCCTCATGGCCCACCTGCTCGCCGAGGGCCGCGTCGAGCGGGCGGTGCTGCACGTCAAGCCCCACCCGTACTACGTCTCCGACGCCACCCCGGCCGACGTCCTGGACGCACTGCGCCGGCTCACGGCGGCGCCGGGCGCGGCCGGTGCGTACGGGCGGCGCCTGTGGGCGGCGACGACCGACGGCCGGCTGACCGTGCGGGCCCACCCCTTCTCCTGCGCGCCTCTGCCGTACGCCGAGATGCCCGACGACCTGCGCGCCGAGTTCGCCGAGGCGGCACTCACCGTCGTCAAGGGCGACCTCAACTACCGCCGCCTGGTGGGCGACCGCCGCTGGCCCCCGACCACCCCGTTCGCCGACGTGACCGGGTACTTCCCCGGGCCGGTCGCGGCCCTGCGCACCCTGAAGTCCGACGTGATCTGCGGCCTGGACGCCGGGACCGAGGCCGCGCTGGTCGCCGCGGAGGGGCAGCGCTGGCGGACCGCCGGCACGCACGCGCTGATCCAGGTCAACGCGGGCACGGACGGTGGTCGAGGTACAGGCGCAGGTGCTTGA